Proteins encoded within one genomic window of Jiangella mangrovi:
- a CDS encoding mandelate racemase/muconate lactonizing enzyme family protein, which translates to MSVTITRVSTADYEWKREVPITNGLHTYTTSEMTVVKVETDAGVTGYGVGRPRAGENELRASFLAQLPGRDALMTERIWADLWSPKLSGRRGNETRALSSIDIALWDIKAKVAGLPLYALLGGYRKDIPIYIAGGYYTEGKGVGGLQDELSSYVALGARAVKMKIGAVPIHEDVTRIAAAREAVGPDVKLLLDANCAYRYYEAIQLARRAEPYEPYWFEEAVQPDDYEGFRKIAAHTTIPLATGENEYTKHGFRDLIATQAVAILNPDVRYMGGVTEFMKVAAMAQAHGLDICPHGDQQAHLHLLAAIPNAPLLEFYPKEVNAMAGRVYRHTPELNADGTVTVPEVPGAGLDPDEDALEPHRIA; encoded by the coding sequence ATGAGCGTCACCATCACGCGCGTCTCGACCGCCGACTACGAGTGGAAGCGCGAGGTCCCGATCACCAACGGGCTGCACACGTACACCACGTCGGAGATGACCGTCGTCAAGGTCGAGACCGACGCCGGCGTCACCGGCTACGGCGTCGGGCGGCCGCGCGCCGGCGAGAACGAGTTGCGGGCGTCGTTCCTGGCGCAGCTGCCCGGCCGCGACGCCCTCATGACCGAGCGCATCTGGGCCGACCTGTGGAGCCCGAAGCTCTCCGGCCGGCGCGGCAACGAGACCCGGGCGCTGTCGTCCATCGACATCGCGCTGTGGGACATCAAGGCGAAGGTCGCCGGGCTGCCGCTGTACGCGCTGCTCGGCGGGTACCGCAAGGACATCCCGATCTACATCGCCGGCGGCTACTACACCGAGGGCAAGGGCGTCGGCGGGCTGCAGGACGAGCTGTCGTCGTACGTCGCGCTGGGTGCCCGCGCCGTGAAGATGAAGATCGGCGCCGTCCCCATCCACGAGGACGTCACCCGCATCGCCGCCGCCCGCGAAGCGGTCGGTCCCGACGTCAAGCTCCTCCTCGACGCGAACTGCGCGTACCGCTATTACGAGGCCATCCAGCTCGCGCGGCGGGCCGAGCCGTACGAGCCGTACTGGTTCGAGGAGGCCGTCCAGCCCGACGACTACGAGGGCTTCCGCAAGATCGCCGCCCACACGACGATCCCGCTCGCGACCGGCGAGAACGAGTACACCAAGCACGGGTTCCGCGACCTCATCGCCACCCAGGCCGTCGCCATCCTCAACCCCGACGTCCGCTACATGGGCGGCGTCACGGAGTTCATGAAGGTGGCCGCGATGGCGCAGGCGCACGGGCTGGACATCTGCCCCCACGGCGACCAGCAGGCGCACCTGCACCTGCTGGCCGCGATCCCGAACGCGCCGCTCCTCGAGTTCTACCCGAAGGAGGTCAACGCCATGGCGGGTCGTGTGTACCGGCACACGCCGGAGCTCAACGCCGACGGCACCGTCACCGTCCCCGAGGTCCCCGGCGCCGGCCTCGACCCCGACGAGGACGCCCTGGAGCCGCACCGCATCGCCTGA
- a CDS encoding aldehyde dehydrogenase family protein — MSQGFLTTVDPATGTELSSYPVMDPRTAHDLLDRAVRAQAEWARADRHDRARMVATLGEALRRDQKSLAELAVAEMGKPIGEAMAEVAKCATACDYYAEHGPAALADEFVDGVGGPGARAWTRYEPLGVLLAVMPWNFPFWQVLRVVAPALVAGNAVLLKHSPNVTGCALALERLFLDAGLAQGLFGALVLAESDVPAVVAELVADDRVAAVTLTGSERAGSAVASAAGAAIKKSVLELGGSDPFVVLDDADLDTVVTRAVASRYLNGGQSCLSAKRFVVHESLAAEFAAALAAATAALVVGDPADPATQIGPLARADLVDTLDAQVRRSVADGARVLVGGAPMDGPGCWYAPTVLAGVTPSMPVMTEETFGPVAAVVAVADDDAAVEVANRTRYGLAASVWSRDTERALRVGARLTSGALFVNAVVASDSRMPFGGVKRSGYGRELGVAGAREFTNLRSIVVGTAGA; from the coding sequence ATGAGCCAGGGTTTCCTCACGACCGTCGATCCCGCCACGGGGACGGAGCTCTCGTCGTACCCCGTCATGGATCCCCGGACGGCGCACGACCTGCTGGATCGCGCCGTCCGGGCGCAGGCCGAGTGGGCCCGGGCCGACCGCCACGACCGGGCCCGCATGGTCGCCACCCTCGGCGAGGCGCTGCGCCGCGACCAGAAGAGCCTGGCCGAGCTGGCGGTCGCCGAGATGGGCAAGCCCATCGGCGAGGCCATGGCCGAGGTGGCCAAGTGTGCCACCGCCTGCGACTACTACGCCGAGCACGGCCCGGCGGCGCTGGCCGACGAGTTCGTCGACGGTGTCGGCGGTCCCGGCGCCCGGGCCTGGACCCGGTACGAGCCGCTGGGTGTGCTGCTCGCCGTCATGCCGTGGAACTTCCCGTTCTGGCAGGTGCTGCGGGTCGTGGCGCCGGCGCTGGTGGCCGGCAACGCCGTCCTGCTGAAGCACTCGCCCAACGTCACGGGCTGCGCGCTCGCGCTGGAGCGGCTGTTCCTCGACGCCGGGCTGGCCCAGGGGCTGTTCGGCGCGCTGGTGCTGGCCGAGTCCGACGTCCCGGCGGTCGTGGCCGAGCTGGTCGCCGACGACCGCGTCGCCGCCGTCACGCTCACCGGCAGCGAACGGGCCGGCTCCGCCGTCGCCTCGGCGGCCGGAGCGGCGATCAAGAAGAGCGTGCTCGAGCTGGGCGGGTCCGACCCGTTCGTCGTGCTCGACGACGCCGACCTCGACACCGTCGTGACCCGGGCCGTCGCCTCCCGCTACCTCAACGGCGGGCAGAGCTGCCTGTCGGCGAAGCGGTTCGTCGTGCACGAGAGCCTGGCCGCGGAGTTCGCGGCGGCGCTCGCCGCGGCCACCGCGGCGCTGGTGGTCGGCGACCCCGCCGACCCGGCGACGCAGATCGGGCCGCTCGCCCGGGCCGACCTCGTCGACACCCTGGACGCCCAGGTCCGCCGCTCCGTGGCCGACGGCGCCCGGGTGCTGGTGGGCGGGGCGCCCATGGACGGGCCGGGCTGCTGGTACGCGCCCACCGTCCTGGCCGGCGTGACCCCGTCGATGCCGGTCATGACGGAGGAGACGTTCGGCCCCGTGGCCGCCGTCGTCGCCGTCGCCGATGACGACGCCGCCGTCGAGGTGGCCAACCGGACGAGGTACGGGCTGGCCGCCAGCGTGTGGTCGCGCGACACCGAGCGGGCGCTGCGGGTGGGCGCGCGCCTCACGTCAGGCGCGCTGTTCGTCAACGCCGTCGTCGCCTCGGACAGCCGCATGCCGTTCGGCGGCGTGAAGCGGAGCGGCTACGGCCGCGAGCTCGGCGTGGCGGGTGCCCGCGAGTTCACCAACCTGCGCAGCATCGTCGTCGGCACCGCCGGCGCCTGA
- a CDS encoding putative quinol monooxygenase → MAFVVAAVWKAKPGEEGRVREVIETMTPLSRAEDACLYYQAQVSPDDPTTFFLYEQYADADGYEAHKASEHFQKHVFGYIIEYLEAREVKTYETIDV, encoded by the coding sequence ATGGCATTCGTCGTCGCCGCCGTCTGGAAGGCCAAGCCCGGCGAGGAGGGCCGCGTCCGCGAGGTCATCGAGACCATGACGCCGCTGTCCCGCGCCGAGGACGCGTGCCTGTACTACCAGGCGCAGGTGTCGCCCGACGACCCCACCACGTTCTTCCTGTACGAGCAGTACGCCGACGCCGACGGGTACGAGGCGCACAAGGCGTCGGAGCACTTCCAGAAGCACGTGTTCGGCTACATCATCGAGTACCTCGAGGCCCGCGAGGTCAAGACCTACGAGACCATCGACGTCTGA
- a CDS encoding fumarylacetoacetate hydrolase family protein — MTYAADGATRVGYLDGDDVVDLGFDGDMVAFIEAGAPHGTTRRVPDAVLRAPLRPRTIRDFLAFEGHLINAFGRLGREIPGEWYEVPAYYKGLPDTVIGPEEEIPWPAYTDELDHELELAVIIGRQGKDITTGAAMDHVFGYTLWNDMSARDAQRSELPVGMGPGKAKDWDGSNVLGPCIVTPDEIDPGNTWLTVRINGEEWGRDTTANMRYTFADLIAYASEELTLRPGELLGSGTAKGGSGLELDRRLEPGDVIELEAEPVGVLRNRVGPRPIRKD, encoded by the coding sequence GTGACGTACGCAGCCGACGGCGCCACCCGGGTCGGATACCTCGACGGCGACGACGTCGTCGACCTCGGGTTCGACGGCGACATGGTGGCGTTCATCGAGGCCGGAGCGCCGCACGGGACCACCCGCCGGGTCCCCGACGCCGTGCTCAGGGCGCCGCTGCGACCACGCACCATCCGCGACTTCCTGGCCTTCGAGGGCCACCTCATCAACGCGTTCGGCCGGCTCGGCCGCGAGATCCCCGGCGAGTGGTACGAGGTCCCGGCCTACTACAAGGGCCTGCCCGACACCGTCATCGGGCCCGAGGAGGAGATCCCCTGGCCCGCGTACACCGACGAGCTGGACCACGAGCTCGAGCTGGCGGTCATCATCGGCCGGCAGGGCAAGGACATCACGACCGGCGCGGCGATGGACCACGTCTTCGGGTACACGCTCTGGAACGACATGTCGGCGCGCGACGCCCAGCGCAGCGAGCTGCCGGTCGGCATGGGCCCGGGCAAGGCGAAGGACTGGGACGGCTCCAACGTGCTGGGCCCCTGCATCGTCACGCCCGACGAGATCGACCCCGGCAACACCTGGCTCACGGTGCGCATCAACGGCGAGGAGTGGGGCCGCGACACCACCGCCAACATGCGCTACACCTTCGCCGACCTCATCGCCTACGCCTCCGAAGAGCTGACGCTGCGCCCGGGGGAGCTGCTGGGTTCCGGAACCGCCAAGGGCGGCTCCGGGCTGGAACTCGATCGCCGGCTCGAGCCCGGTGACGTGATCGAGCTGGAAGCCGAACCGGTGGGGGTGCTGCGCAACCGCGTGGGCCCCCGCCCCATCCGAAAGGACTGA
- a CDS encoding MBL fold metallo-hydrolase → METVTPNVRTVTTVRGCNPSVVTTSDGVVVIDTPQLPTHAVRLRSEAERDGPVRYVVNTEHHVDHVFGNHWFKGAGELVNHREIDRLFMAGGPELEPFDYAASAVPMDDPGGAELLPSREQYFAEAHRATVVFTGDLTLTVGRHTFHLLHTPGHTPGQTAVYVPQERVVFTGDTVFSECQTWLMNSDIDQWLTALERIAALDVDHVVPGHGPVTTPSYLDVQRKVLLEWVDAVAEAVALGWSRPETVERVSFAERYPVDVGQGYMMQHIQTLNAGSLWDKLAGRPAAAPPGRGHPQEQEVDAWQP, encoded by the coding sequence GTGGAGACGGTGACGCCGAACGTCCGGACCGTGACCACGGTGCGCGGCTGCAACCCGAGCGTCGTCACCACCAGCGACGGCGTCGTGGTCATCGACACCCCGCAGCTGCCCACGCACGCCGTCCGGCTGCGCTCCGAGGCCGAGCGCGACGGCCCCGTCCGCTACGTCGTCAACACCGAGCACCACGTCGACCACGTCTTCGGCAACCACTGGTTCAAGGGCGCCGGCGAGTTGGTCAACCACCGCGAGATCGACCGGCTGTTCATGGCCGGCGGGCCGGAGCTCGAGCCGTTCGACTACGCCGCCTCGGCCGTCCCCATGGACGACCCCGGCGGCGCCGAGCTGCTGCCGTCGCGCGAGCAGTACTTCGCCGAGGCGCATCGCGCCACCGTCGTCTTCACCGGCGACCTCACGCTGACGGTCGGCCGGCACACCTTCCATCTGCTGCACACGCCCGGCCACACCCCCGGCCAGACGGCGGTCTACGTGCCGCAGGAGCGGGTGGTGTTCACCGGCGACACCGTCTTCTCCGAGTGCCAGACCTGGCTGATGAACTCCGACATCGACCAGTGGCTGACGGCGCTCGAGCGCATCGCCGCCCTCGACGTCGACCACGTGGTGCCCGGCCACGGACCCGTCACCACGCCGTCGTACCTCGACGTCCAGCGCAAGGTGCTGCTCGAGTGGGTCGACGCCGTCGCCGAGGCCGTCGCCCTGGGCTGGTCGCGCCCGGAGACGGTCGAGCGCGTGTCGTTCGCCGAGCGCTACCCCGTCGACGTCGGGCAGGGGTACATGATGCAGCACATCCAGACGCTCAACGCCGGCTCGCTGTGGGACAAGCTCGCGGGCCGGCCGGCGGCGGCCCCACCGGGCCGCGGCCATCCGCAGGAGCAGGAGGTCGACGCGTGGCAGCCCTGA
- a CDS encoding FCD domain-containing protein yields MAALNRTVLREQIKELIIERILDGTYPPGTRIIELQLAQEFGVSQAPIREAVRDLEAMRFIESEPYRGARVRAVTAKELAEIYPVRAALEEVAGRAAAPLVTDDLLAGLETELTGMREAATRNDVHQQLVHDARFHELILEAAGNQTLLEVWRSLRIEARTLVSVITSDFDLGAIAETHVPVLEALRRRDPELAGTEMRSHIERFGAALQLKTQS; encoded by the coding sequence GTGGCAGCCCTGAACCGCACCGTACTGCGCGAGCAGATCAAGGAACTGATCATCGAGCGCATCCTCGACGGCACCTACCCTCCGGGGACCCGCATCATCGAGCTGCAGCTGGCCCAGGAGTTCGGCGTGAGCCAGGCGCCCATCCGCGAGGCCGTCCGCGACCTCGAGGCCATGCGCTTCATCGAGAGCGAGCCCTACCGCGGCGCCCGCGTGCGCGCCGTCACCGCCAAGGAGCTGGCCGAGATCTACCCGGTCCGCGCCGCGCTCGAGGAGGTGGCCGGGCGCGCCGCCGCCCCGCTCGTCACCGACGACCTCCTCGCCGGCCTCGAGACCGAGCTCACCGGCATGCGCGAGGCTGCCACCCGCAACGACGTCCACCAGCAGCTCGTCCACGACGCCCGGTTCCACGAGCTGATCCTCGAGGCGGCCGGCAACCAGACCCTGCTCGAGGTCTGGCGGTCGCTGCGCATCGAGGCGCGCACGCTGGTCAGCGTCATCACGTCCGACTTCGACCTCGGCGCCATCGCCGAGACGCACGTGCCGGTGCTCGAGGCACTGCGCCGCCGCGACCCCGAGCTGGCCGGCACCGAGATGCGCAGCCACATCGAACGGTTCGGCGCCGCCCTGCAGCTCAAGACCCAGAGCTGA
- the aceB gene encoding malate synthase A produces MAGIEVTGPLHERFDEVLTPTSLSLIERLHRELNPRRLELLQRRAERTAAIAAGAQLDFLPETADVRADDSWRVAPPAPGLEDRRVEITGPTDRKMTINALNSGAKVWLADQEDANTPLWENVVGGQLNLLDAIEGTIEFTNPDGKHYALRTDQPLATIVVRPRGWHLPEKHILVDGEPTSGGLVDFALYLATSGQNQLDRGQGPYFYLPKMESHLEARLWNDAFVIGQEALGIPRGTIRATVLIETYPAAFEMEEILYELREHSAGLNAGRWDYMFSVIKNFRTRGSDWVLPDRNSVTMTVPFMRAYTELLVRTCHKRGAHAIGGMAAFIPSRDPEINAAAFAKVQDDKTREAGDGFDGSWVAHPGMVETCRDAFTAVLGDRPNQIDRTRDDVQVTAAQLLDVASTPGEVTEAGLRGNISVGVQYLAAWLGGTGAVGINNLMEDAATAEISRSQVWQWRHNGVKLADGQQVTRELVERLIDEECAAIEQRVGADAFGGVHWAEARATFTDLSLADDYVDFLTLPAYERMP; encoded by the coding sequence ATGGCGGGTATCGAGGTCACCGGTCCTCTGCACGAACGGTTCGACGAGGTGCTGACCCCGACGTCGCTCAGCCTCATCGAACGGCTGCACCGCGAGCTCAACCCGCGCCGGCTCGAGCTGCTGCAGCGACGCGCCGAGCGCACGGCCGCCATCGCCGCGGGCGCCCAGCTCGACTTCCTTCCCGAGACAGCGGACGTCCGCGCCGACGACTCGTGGCGGGTCGCGCCGCCGGCGCCCGGCCTCGAGGACCGCCGGGTCGAGATCACCGGCCCCACCGACCGCAAGATGACCATCAACGCGCTCAACTCCGGCGCGAAGGTGTGGCTGGCCGACCAGGAGGACGCCAACACCCCGCTGTGGGAGAACGTCGTCGGCGGCCAGCTCAACCTTCTCGACGCCATCGAGGGGACCATCGAGTTCACCAACCCCGACGGCAAGCACTACGCGCTGCGTACCGACCAGCCGCTGGCCACGATCGTCGTCCGGCCGCGCGGCTGGCACCTGCCCGAGAAGCACATCCTCGTCGACGGCGAGCCGACGTCGGGCGGCCTCGTCGACTTCGCGCTGTACCTCGCGACCAGTGGTCAGAACCAACTCGACCGCGGCCAGGGCCCGTACTTCTACCTGCCGAAGATGGAGAGCCACCTCGAGGCGCGGCTCTGGAACGACGCGTTCGTCATCGGCCAGGAGGCGCTGGGCATCCCGCGCGGCACCATCCGCGCCACCGTCCTCATCGAGACCTACCCGGCCGCGTTCGAGATGGAGGAGATCCTCTACGAGCTGCGCGAGCACTCCGCGGGCCTCAACGCCGGCCGCTGGGACTACATGTTCAGCGTCATCAAGAACTTCCGCACCCGCGGCTCGGACTGGGTGCTGCCGGACCGCAACTCCGTCACCATGACGGTGCCGTTCATGCGCGCCTACACCGAACTGCTCGTGCGCACCTGCCACAAGCGCGGCGCGCACGCCATCGGCGGCATGGCGGCGTTCATCCCCAGCCGCGACCCCGAGATCAACGCGGCCGCGTTCGCGAAGGTCCAGGACGACAAGACGCGCGAGGCCGGCGACGGCTTCGACGGCTCCTGGGTGGCACACCCCGGCATGGTCGAGACCTGCCGCGACGCGTTCACCGCCGTCCTCGGCGACCGGCCGAACCAGATCGACCGCACCCGCGACGACGTCCAGGTGACGGCCGCGCAGCTGCTCGACGTCGCCTCGACGCCCGGTGAGGTCACCGAGGCCGGCCTGCGCGGCAACATCTCCGTCGGCGTCCAGTACCTCGCCGCCTGGCTGGGCGGCACCGGCGCCGTCGGCATCAACAACCTCATGGAGGACGCCGCCACCGCCGAGATCAGTCGCAGCCAGGTCTGGCAGTGGCGGCACAACGGGGTCAAGCTCGCCGACGGCCAGCAGGTCACCCGCGAGCTGGTCGAGCGGCTCATCGACGAGGAGTGCGCGGCCATCGAGCAGCGCGTCGGCGCCGACGCCTTCGGCGGCGTCCACTGGGCCGAGGCCCGGGCCACCTTCACCGACCTCTCCCTCGCCGACGACTACGTCGACTTCCTCACCCTGCCCGCCTACGAGCGCATGCCCTGA
- a CDS encoding type IV toxin-antitoxin system AbiEi family antitoxin: MTPAHGLWIPVSPEFRTWGAPPGIEIVDVLMRHLDVDYYVGWLSAAELHGASHQAPQVFQVATGRHVRSRRIGRSRFTFLERDSVRDRPVVEQQTRSGTARVATPELTVLDIAADLDAAGGIDNAATVIAELADQSRLDVEALAQAAELFAATVGRRAGWFLDRFAPGVDLEPLREAVYARTTSPSLLDPTGPHEGGLDTRWRLRINREVEEESW, from the coding sequence GTGACGCCGGCGCACGGGCTCTGGATCCCCGTGTCCCCGGAGTTCAGGACGTGGGGGGCGCCACCCGGCATCGAAATCGTCGACGTCCTCATGCGGCACCTGGATGTCGACTACTACGTGGGCTGGCTGTCCGCCGCCGAGCTCCACGGCGCTTCTCACCAGGCGCCGCAGGTCTTCCAGGTGGCCACTGGCCGGCATGTGCGATCACGTCGAATCGGGCGTTCCCGGTTCACCTTCCTGGAACGTGACTCAGTGCGAGACCGGCCGGTGGTGGAGCAGCAGACGCGGTCCGGTACCGCCCGGGTGGCGACGCCTGAGCTGACGGTGCTGGACATCGCGGCCGACCTCGATGCAGCCGGCGGAATCGACAACGCGGCCACCGTCATCGCCGAACTCGCCGACCAGAGCCGACTCGATGTCGAGGCCCTCGCCCAGGCGGCAGAACTGTTTGCGGCGACGGTGGGACGGCGCGCCGGGTGGTTCCTCGATCGCTTCGCGCCTGGGGTGGACCTCGAACCGCTGCGCGAGGCCGTGTACGCCAGGACGACTTCACCCTCGTTGCTCGACCCGACCGGCCCGCACGAGGGCGGGCTGGACACGCGGTGGCGCCTGCGCATCAACCGAGAGGTCGAAGAGGAGTCCTGGTGA
- a CDS encoding nucleotidyl transferase AbiEii/AbiGii toxin family protein, translated as MIPRDAITSWSVAHPWPTTAQVEQDLLLSRAICAIATDTYLGEELVFRGGTAFHKLHVGAAYRYSEDLDYVRSSSGGIREMTRALTDLGETLGFEVRTRITQHPKVLWRTTSTEGTRIRIKIEVNTHERSPARPHHRLVHRVDSPWWTGEAEVLTFHTAELVATKIRALYQRSKGRDLFDLWLALVELEIPADEILDAFAPYRPDGLTSAKAIANLRAKLADRSFQVDLEPLMVRRPDGYDLTSATELIIDRLLIRLD; from the coding sequence GTGATCCCCCGCGACGCCATCACCTCGTGGTCCGTAGCCCATCCGTGGCCGACGACGGCGCAAGTCGAGCAGGATCTGCTGCTCTCCCGGGCGATCTGTGCGATCGCGACAGATACCTATCTCGGCGAGGAACTCGTCTTCCGCGGCGGGACCGCCTTTCACAAGCTCCATGTCGGCGCCGCGTACCGCTACAGCGAAGATCTCGACTATGTCCGGTCGAGCTCTGGCGGCATCCGTGAGATGACGCGCGCTCTCACCGACCTGGGCGAGACGCTTGGGTTCGAGGTCCGCACCCGAATCACGCAGCATCCGAAGGTGCTGTGGCGCACCACATCGACCGAGGGCACGCGGATCCGCATTAAGATCGAGGTCAACACCCATGAGCGATCCCCTGCCAGGCCGCACCACCGCCTCGTTCATCGGGTCGACTCGCCGTGGTGGACCGGTGAGGCCGAGGTCCTGACCTTCCACACCGCAGAGCTGGTGGCCACCAAGATCCGCGCCCTCTACCAGCGCTCGAAGGGACGCGATCTCTTCGACCTGTGGCTCGCGCTGGTGGAACTGGAGATCCCTGCGGACGAGATCCTCGACGCGTTCGCGCCGTACCGGCCGGACGGCCTCACCTCGGCCAAGGCCATCGCAAACCTGCGCGCCAAGCTCGCCGACCGCTCATTCCAGGTCGACCTCGAACCGCTGATGGTCCGCCGCCCAGACGGCTACGACCTCACCTCCGCGACCGAGCTGATCATCGACCGGCTCCTGATACGGCTCGACTGA
- a CDS encoding NAD-dependent malic enzyme, which produces MATPSPGYAITVRVEAPSSSTATSGLAAAVSAAGGALTALDVVESFADRLVVDVTCDAVDSDHAESITKALAQVAGVTVRKVSDRTFLIHLGGKLEVNPKVPLKHRDDLSRAYTPGVARVCLAIAENPEDARRLTIKRNTVAVVTDGSAVLGLGNIGPAAALPVMEGKAALFKQFAGVDAWPVCLDTQDSDEIVSIVKALAPVYGGINLEDIAAPRCFEIEARLREALDIPVFHDDQHGTAIVVLAALYNALRVVKKSLDDVRVVVSGVGAAGHAIIRLLAAQGVTDIVACDRRGAVHPNGEGRDEFRRWIAENTNPRGVTGTLKEVLAGADVFIGVSGPNLLTGDDIATMASDAIVFALANPDPEVDPIAAREHAAVVATGRSDFPNQINNVLAFPGFFRGMLDAGAHEITDAAMLAAARAIADAVGPEQVNASYIVPSVFDPEVAPAVAAAVKHAAHATA; this is translated from the coding sequence ATGGCAACACCCAGCCCGGGATACGCGATCACGGTCCGCGTCGAGGCGCCGTCCTCGTCGACGGCCACCAGTGGCCTGGCGGCCGCCGTCAGCGCGGCCGGGGGTGCGCTGACCGCTCTCGACGTGGTCGAGTCCTTCGCCGACCGGCTGGTCGTCGACGTCACCTGTGACGCCGTCGACTCCGACCACGCCGAGTCGATCACCAAGGCGCTGGCGCAGGTCGCCGGCGTCACCGTCCGGAAGGTGAGCGACCGGACGTTCCTCATCCACCTCGGCGGCAAGCTCGAGGTGAACCCCAAGGTGCCGCTCAAGCACCGCGACGACCTCTCCCGCGCGTACACGCCCGGCGTCGCCCGGGTCTGCCTCGCCATCGCCGAGAACCCCGAGGACGCCCGCCGGCTCACCATCAAGCGCAACACCGTCGCCGTCGTCACCGACGGGTCGGCCGTGCTGGGGCTGGGCAACATCGGCCCGGCCGCCGCGCTGCCGGTCATGGAGGGCAAGGCGGCGCTGTTCAAGCAGTTCGCCGGCGTCGACGCCTGGCCGGTCTGCCTCGACACCCAGGACAGCGACGAGATCGTGTCGATCGTCAAGGCCCTCGCGCCGGTGTACGGCGGCATCAACCTCGAGGACATCGCGGCGCCGCGCTGCTTCGAGATCGAGGCGCGGCTGCGCGAGGCGCTCGACATCCCCGTCTTCCACGACGACCAGCACGGCACCGCCATCGTGGTGCTCGCGGCGCTCTACAACGCGCTGCGGGTGGTCAAGAAGTCGCTCGACGACGTCCGCGTGGTCGTGAGCGGCGTCGGCGCGGCCGGGCACGCGATCATCCGGCTGCTGGCCGCCCAGGGCGTCACCGACATCGTCGCCTGCGACCGCCGCGGCGCCGTCCACCCCAACGGCGAGGGCCGCGACGAGTTCCGCCGCTGGATCGCCGAGAACACCAACCCGCGCGGCGTCACCGGCACGCTCAAGGAGGTGCTGGCCGGCGCCGACGTCTTCATCGGCGTCTCCGGTCCGAACCTGCTCACCGGCGACGACATCGCGACCATGGCGTCGGACGCGATCGTGTTCGCGCTGGCCAACCCCGACCCCGAGGTCGACCCCATCGCCGCGCGCGAGCACGCCGCCGTCGTCGCCACCGGCCGGTCGGACTTCCCGAACCAGATCAACAACGTGCTGGCGTTCCCCGGCTTCTTCCGCGGCATGCTCGACGCCGGCGCGCACGAGATCACCGACGCCGCCATGCTCGCCGCGGCCCGGGCCATCGCCGACGCCGTCGGGCCCGAGCAGGTCAACGCCAGCTACATCGTCCCGTCGGTCTTCGACCCCGAGGTCGCTCCCGCCGTCGCCGCCGCCGTCAAGCACGCGGCCCACGCGACCGCCTGA
- a CDS encoding IclR family transcriptional regulator — MQSVERAFGLLETMADHGGSMGLSQLATVSRLPLPTIHRIVRTLVDLGYLRQEPSRRYALGPRLIRLGESSSTMLSTWARPQLTHLVDELGESANLAMLDGDQIVYVAQVPSRHSMRMFTEVGRRVWPHCTAVGKAVLATLPERTVDEMLQRTGMPKQTEHTITDPAAFVREIALTAERGYAMDDGEQEIGVRCVAVAVPDAPSKLALSISGPSSRVTDELVERAVPLLTRAARDLSDELIGQTRA; from the coding sequence GTGCAGTCGGTCGAGCGCGCGTTCGGCCTGCTCGAAACCATGGCCGACCACGGCGGCAGCATGGGGTTGTCCCAGCTGGCCACGGTCTCGCGACTGCCACTGCCGACCATCCACCGCATCGTCCGTACCCTCGTCGACCTCGGCTACCTGCGTCAGGAGCCGTCGCGACGCTACGCCCTCGGGCCGCGCCTGATCAGGCTCGGCGAGAGCTCCTCGACCATGCTCAGCACCTGGGCGCGGCCGCAGCTCACTCACCTGGTCGACGAGCTGGGCGAGTCGGCGAACCTCGCGATGCTCGACGGTGACCAGATCGTATACGTCGCCCAGGTGCCGTCGCGCCATTCGATGCGGATGTTCACCGAGGTCGGCCGCCGCGTCTGGCCGCACTGCACCGCCGTCGGCAAGGCCGTGCTGGCGACGCTGCCGGAGCGGACGGTCGACGAGATGCTGCAGCGCACCGGCATGCCGAAGCAGACCGAGCACACCATCACCGACCCGGCGGCGTTCGTGCGCGAGATCGCCCTCACCGCCGAACGCGGCTACGCCATGGACGACGGCGAGCAGGAGATCGGCGTGCGCTGTGTCGCCGTCGCCGTGCCCGACGCGCCGTCGAAGCTCGCCCTGTCCATCTCGGGGCCGTCGTCGCGGGTCACCGACGAGCTCGTGGAGCGCGCCGTGCCGCTGCTGACCCGGGCCGCCCGCGACCTCTCCGACGAGCTGATCGGCCAGACCCGCGCCTGA